A section of the Oreochromis aureus strain Israel breed Guangdong linkage group 22, ZZ_aureus, whole genome shotgun sequence genome encodes:
- the rragcb gene encoding ras-related GTP binding Cb, translated as MNIQYEDTTLPGSYGVVGSFPKSFGYGVEVPDLEESPTSADKPRILLMGLRRSGKSSIQKVVFHKMSPNETLFLESTNKIYKDDISGSSFVNFQIWDFPGQVDFFDPTFDSEMIFKGTGALIFVIDAQDDYMEALSRLHLTVSRAYKVNPDINFEVFIHKVDGLSDDHKIETQRDIHQRANDDLADASLEKVHLSFYLTSIYDHSIFEAFSKVVQKLIPQLPTLENLLNIFISHSGIEKAFLFDVSSKIYIATDSAPVDMQSYELCCDMIDVVLDISCIYGLEDGSGSAYDEESLAIIKLNNTTVLYLKEVTKFLALVCILREESFERKGLIEYNFHCFRKAIHEVFEVGSSNDGAAWRPASSSSNSQPGLKYASLNGSAV; from the exons ATGAATATTCAGTACGAGGATACGACATTACCAGGGAGCTACGGCGTCGTGGGGTCGTTCCCCAAAAGTTTTGGTTATGGAGTGGAGGTGCCAGACCTGGAGGAGAGCCCGACATCAGCTGATAAACCCAGGATCCTGCTGATGGGGCTGAGGCGCAGCGGCAAGTCCTCCATACAGAAG GTTGTTTTCCACAAGATGTCACCCAACGAGACTTTATTCCTCGAAAGCACCAACAAAATCTACAAAGATGACATCTCCGGCAGTTCCTTTGTCAACTTCCAGATCTGGGACTTCCCCGGCCAGGTGGATTTCTTCGACCCCACATTTGACAGTGAGATGATCTTCAAGGGAACTGGTGCTTTGATCTTTGTCATTGACGCTCAG GATGACTACATGGAGGCTCTCAGCCGGTTACATCTAACTGTATCCAGAGCCTACAAAGTGAATCCAGACATCAACTTTGAGGTGTTCATCCACAAAGTAGACGGTCTGTCAGACGACCACAAAATTGAAACCCAGAGAGACATTCACCAGAGGGCCAACGATGACCTGGCAGATGCCAGCCTGGAGAAGGTTCACCTCAG CTTCTACCTGACCAGCATCTACGACCACTCCATATTCGAGGCCTTCAGTAAAGTCGTCCAGAAGCTCATTCCTCAGTTGCCGACACTGGAGAACCTTTTGAACATTTTCATATCT CACTCCGGGATTGAAAAGGCCTTCCTATTCGATGTCAGTAGCAAGATTTACATAGCCACAGACAGCGCTCCCGTGGACATGCAGTCCTACGAACTCTGCTGTGACATGATCGACGTGGTCCTCGACATCTCCTGCATTTACGG GCTGGAGGACGGCAGCGGCTCCGCCTACGATGAGGAGTCTTTGGCGATCATCAAGCTCAATAACACCACAGTGCTTTATTTGAAAGAGGTCACGAAGTTCCTCGCGCTCGTCTGCATCCTCAGAGAGGAGAGCTTTGAGAGGAAAG GTTTAATAGAGTACAATTTTCACTGTTTCCGAAAAGCCATTCACGAAGTGTTTGAAGTCGGCAGTTCGAACGACGGTGCCGCCTGGAGACCAGCGAGCTCGTCCAGCAACAGCCAACCAGGCCTTAAATATGCTTCTCTGAATGGAAGTGCTGTTTAG